Genomic segment of Ancylothrix sp. D3o:
ACCTTGGGCGGCTTTGTTGGAAGATGCGGAAGTAATTTATCACCAAGCAGCACAGGCAGGAGTGCGGGCAAGTTGGGGGCAGACTTTTGGGCTTTATACTGAGCGCAATGTTAATGCTACACAGGTGTTATTGGAAGCGGCAAAAAATGCGCCTAATTTAAAAAAATTTGTCTTTGCTTCGAGTTCTTCGGTGTATGGAAATGCGGAAATGTTGCCGACTTCTGAGGAGGTTTGTCCGATGCCGGTTTCACCGTATGGGATGACAAAATTGGCCGGTGAGCATTTGTGTAAAATTTATCATCGCAGTTTTGGTGTGCCGGTGGTGATGTTGCGTTATTTTACTGTTTATGGGCCCCGTCAACGTCCAGATATGGCCTTTCACAAGTTTTTTAAAGCGGTGCTTGAAAATCAGCCAATTTCGATTTATGGCGATGGTGGGCAAACGCGAGATTTTACGTTTGTTGGTGATATTGTGGCGGCAAATTTAGCGGCTGCAAGAGTTGAGAAGGCGGTGGGAAAAGTGTTTAATATTGGCGGGGGAAGTCGGGTTTCTTTGGCAAAAGTGATTGATACAATTGAGGAAATTTCCGGGGAAAAAATTAAACGTAATTATTTAGAGGCTGCGTTGGGAGATGCTCGCCATACGGGGGCTGATGTGAGTCGGGCGAGGGATATTTTGGGGTATAAACCGCAGGTTTCTTTGGCGGAGGGTTTAAGGCAGGAATGGGACTGGATTTTATCTTTGTAGGGTTAAATATTAAATGTCGGCTTTTTGTTGTTGATAGAGTTGTTTAAACCGGCGTTGTTGTCTATTATGGTCAACAATGGGGGCTGGATATCCGCAGGCTTTTCTTTCTAGGGGGGTGATGTTGCCGGTTAAGATATCCTTAGTATTGATGCCGGCTAATTCGGGTACCCATTGGCGGATATATTCGGCTTTGGGGTCAAATTTTTGGGCTTGGGTTGCTGGGTTAAAAATGCGTAGGGGTTTGGGGTCCATGCCACTTGATGCACTCCATTGCCAGCCGCCATTGTTGGCTGAAAGATCGCCGTCATAAAGTTTTTGCATAAAGTATTTTTCGCCTAGTTGCCAGTTAAGAATTAGGTCTTTTGTGAGGAAGCTGGCTACTATCATTCGGCAGCGGTTGTGCATCCAGGCGGTTTGGTTCATTTGTCGTATGGCTGCATCAATTATGGGGTAGCCGGTTTTGCCTTCACACCAGGCTTGAAAGTGGGTTTCGTTGCCTTCCCAGGGGAAGTTTTTAAAGGGGTTTCTATAGGGCCCTTCGGCTAATTCTGGGAAGTTATAAAGGGCGTGTTGATAAAATTCTCTCCAGGCGATTTCTTGTTGCCAAGTTTGAATACCGGCCTGCTGTTCTTCTGTTTGACATTTTGGTTTTAGGGTTTCGGTTGCTTGCCAAACTGTGCGGATGCCAATTGCGCCAAATTTGAGGGCTGCACTCAGGGTTGATGTGCCTTCTATGGCGGGGTAATTTCGGTTTGTATCGTAGTCAAAGATGGCTTGAGAGCAAAATTCATCTAATTTTTGTTTTGCGGCAATTTCTCCGGGTTGAAGGATGAGGGGGTTATCCCAAACAAAGCCTAATTCTTTGAGGGTGGGGAGGGTGGTTGCACCGGCATTTTTTGCTGTTTCTTGTTCGGTTTCAGTGAGGTTTTCTGTGTTTTCTAAGGTGGGTGTGGGGTGAGATTTTGGTTTGCTATTCCAGTTTCTCCAAAAGGGGGTATAGACGGTGTATTTTTGGCCGGTGCCGGTGCGTATTTCGTCGGGAAAGTGTAAGAGTTGATCCCAAAAGTTTTGAACTTCGATGCCGGTTTGTTGGAGTATTTGTTTGATGGTTTGGTCGCGTTGTTGGGCGTAGGGTTCGATGTCCCAATTCCAGAATACGGCTTTGGCTTTGAGGGCTTTGGCTAGGTTGGGGATGGCTTGTTTGGGGTCGTTTTTTAAAATCAGGAGTTGGCTGCCGGTTTTTTGATAGTTTTGTTGGAGGTTTTCTAGGCAGCCGAGCATATATTTTACGCGGGCTGGGGCTATGTCATCTCGTTGTAAGATGTTGGGGTCTAGGCAAAATATTCCGATGACTTTGGGGGTGCGTTTTCTGGCTTCTGATAGGCCGATGTTGTCGGTTATTCGGAGGTCGCGCCGGTGCCAAAATAAAATTAAATTAGACATGGTTTTTGCAAAAGATTATCGGTATAAAAAGAAGGTTTTTAGAGGAGGTTTAGGAGTTGTTGGTTGAGGTTTATTAGGTAGTCTTTGCCATAGGTTTTGTTTTCTAGGTTGGTGATGAGGTGTTGGGGGAGGTTTTGTTCTATTTCTTGACTACACGCACCGGCTGCTAGGGCTATGGCTGCTACTGTATCGACGTCGCCGGTGAAGTTTATACAGTCTTTTAAAAGTTCGCTCATGTTGTTATTTCTCATTACGGCTGTGATGGCTGCTTTTACACAGCTTATTCCTTTTGTGTCTACTTCTCCTTGCCAAGTTTCTGTCCAGTTACCGGCAATGTGAGTTTCTAAAAATTTGCCTAAATCTTTTTTTTCTCCGAGGTTATAAAGGAAGTAATGAGACATTAAGGCGGCGGCGCAGGCTGCGTTTATTCCGTCGGGGGTGTTGTGGGTTATTGCGGCTTGTATTTTGCAGTTTTGGATGACTTTTTGAGGGGTGGAAAATATGCCTATGGGGGCTGCTCTCATGGCGGCTCCACTTTTGTCGCTTGTCCCGATTATTTGTTCTAAAAATTGTTGGCCGGTTTCGATTTTTTGCAAGAATTGATAAAATCTTCCTGCGTATCCTTCTCTGGGATCTCTTTTAAAAACTTCGACAAATTTATTTGCTAAGTTTTCGGCTGTCCAAGGTTGTTGAAAGACGATTGTTTCTGCTATGGCGAG
This window contains:
- a CDS encoding NAD-dependent epimerase/dehydratase family protein, with product MPTSIVTGAAGFIGSHLAETLLLRGERVIGVDHFNDYYNPELKRKNISFLECHPNFELIEGDILSLPWAALLEDAEVIYHQAAQAGVRASWGQTFGLYTERNVNATQVLLEAAKNAPNLKKFVFASSSSVYGNAEMLPTSEEVCPMPVSPYGMTKLAGEHLCKIYHRSFGVPVVMLRYFTVYGPRQRPDMAFHKFFKAVLENQPISIYGDGGQTRDFTFVGDIVAANLAAARVEKAVGKVFNIGGGSRVSLAKVIDTIEEISGEKIKRNYLEAALGDARHTGADVSRARDILGYKPQVSLAEGLRQEWDWILSL
- a CDS encoding FAD-binding domain-containing protein gives rise to the protein MSNLILFWHRRDLRITDNIGLSEARKRTPKVIGIFCLDPNILQRDDIAPARVKYMLGCLENLQQNYQKTGSQLLILKNDPKQAIPNLAKALKAKAVFWNWDIEPYAQQRDQTIKQILQQTGIEVQNFWDQLLHFPDEIRTGTGQKYTVYTPFWRNWNSKPKSHPTPTLENTENLTETEQETAKNAGATTLPTLKELGFVWDNPLILQPGEIAAKQKLDEFCSQAIFDYDTNRNYPAIEGTSTLSAALKFGAIGIRTVWQATETLKPKCQTEEQQAGIQTWQQEIAWREFYQHALYNFPELAEGPYRNPFKNFPWEGNETHFQAWCEGKTGYPIIDAAIRQMNQTAWMHNRCRMIVASFLTKDLILNWQLGEKYFMQKLYDGDLSANNGGWQWSASSGMDPKPLRIFNPATQAQKFDPKAEYIRQWVPELAGINTKDILTGNITPLERKACGYPAPIVDHNRQQRRFKQLYQQQKADI
- a CDS encoding ADP-ribosylglycohydrolase family protein, coding for MLLELAIGDAYGAGFEFADPQIIKEHNNLSKYIQHPRHKIQPGCYTDDTQMSLAIAETIVFQQPWTAENLANKFVEVFKRDPREGYAGRFYQFLQKIETGQQFLEQIIGTSDKSGAAMRAAPIGIFSTPQKVIQNCKIQAAITHNTPDGINAACAAALMSHYFLYNLGEKKDLGKFLETHIAGNWTETWQGEVDTKGISCVKAAITAVMRNNNMSELLKDCINFTGDVDTVAAIALAAGACSQEIEQNLPQHLITNLENKTYGKDYLINLNQQLLNLL